One Thermogemmata fonticola DNA window includes the following coding sequences:
- a CDS encoding ELWxxDGT repeat protein → MRYLLRSWVRWLFSARSARTIRRSPALQVEALEDRTTPSVVGVKMIQDIATGSTASNPAYFTEVNGVVYFAATDSSGDRELWRTDGTTAGTYRVADINSNGSSNPINLTNVNGTLFFSADNGTSGRELWKFDGTTVSMVKDIRNGGGSDPRWLVNVNGTLFFTADDGTSGRELWKSDGTETNTVRVKDIREGASSDPRYLINLNGTLFFSADDGGLGRELWKSDGTDTGTQVVKDINSTIQSSAPDWLTVVGGTLFFTAEDGSHGRELWKSNGTEEGTVLVEDILPGSSSSSPQNLTNVNGMLFFSANDGSHGRELWKFDGTTASMVQDIHGSDGSYPAWLTPVNNMLFFVANDGTHGRELWMSNGTSNGTVLVKDINSSGSAGIMYLTNVNGTLFFVAEDDTHGIELWRSDGTTSGTVLVRDIRDGIGNSNPIRLANANNTLFFAADDGSQGVELWRTVVATTLTIISGDNQSTTVGTAFSSPLVVQVLDQFDEPMEDVPVTFTAPISGASATFSNDSNTITVTTGSNGQSSSGALSANTVAGSYQVQATSGSLTAVHFDLTNTPAAAAGLQIVSGNHQSTTVGTPFSNPLVVRLVDQYGNGVGDASVTFTAPTGGPGALFGGINAITVTTDNDGYAQVQAQANVVAGSYQVVVTTGSHLVQFNLHNVAGSLAQVVFRLQPPLEVNAGQPFRVQVQLRDQYGNAIRLANVAVRIVLQSGSGLSGTLVKQTSIYGLATFGDLVLSAPGRYRLVARLGNGLQVISRAIRVV, encoded by the coding sequence ATGAGGTATCTGCTTCGCTCCTGGGTACGCTGGTTGTTTTCTGCCCGCTCCGCTCGCACCATTCGCCGCTCTCCCGCCTTGCAGGTGGAGGCCCTAGAGGACCGCACCACGCCGTCGGTGGTGGGGGTGAAGATGATCCAGGACATCGCCACCGGTTCGACCGCTTCCAATCCGGCCTATTTCACCGAGGTCAACGGCGTCGTGTACTTTGCGGCCACGGATAGCAGCGGCGACCGGGAGCTGTGGCGAACGGATGGCACCACGGCGGGCACCTACCGCGTGGCGGACATCAACTCTAATGGCAGTTCCAATCCTATAAATTTGACGAATGTGAACGGCACACTGTTTTTCAGCGCCGATAATGGGACGAGTGGCCGGGAATTGTGGAAGTTCGACGGAACCACCGTCAGCATGGTCAAAGATATTCGTAACGGTGGTGGCTCTGATCCGCGTTGGTTAGTTAACGTGAATGGCACCTTGTTTTTCACCGCGGATGATGGGACAAGTGGCCGGGAACTCTGGAAGAGTGACGGTACAGAGACCAACACCGTTCGGGTGAAAGACATCCGGGAGGGTGCCAGTTCCGATCCCCGGTACCTGATCAATCTGAATGGGACATTGTTTTTCTCGGCAGACGATGGAGGCTTAGGCCGGGAGTTGTGGAAAAGCGACGGGACGGACACTGGCACCCAGGTGGTCAAGGATATCAACAGCACGATTCAGAGTTCCGCACCGGATTGGTTGACAGTGGTAGGGGGAACTCTGTTCTTCACGGCGGAGGACGGGAGTCATGGCCGGGAATTGTGGAAGAGTAACGGCACGGAAGAAGGCACCGTCCTTGTTGAGGATATTCTCCCAGGTTCGAGTTCCTCCAGTCCCCAGAACTTGACGAACGTCAACGGGATGTTGTTCTTCAGTGCCAACGATGGAAGTCATGGCCGGGAATTGTGGAAGTTCGACGGAACCACCGCCAGCATGGTCCAAGATATTCATGGCAGCGATGGTTCTTATCCGGCTTGGTTGACCCCGGTGAACAATATGTTATTTTTCGTGGCAAATGACGGTACGCATGGCCGGGAATTGTGGATGAGCAACGGGACATCGAACGGGACCGTTTTGGTCAAAGACATCAACTCCTCCGGCAGTGCGGGGATCATGTACTTGACCAATGTCAATGGCACCTTGTTCTTTGTGGCGGAAGATGATACCCACGGCATCGAATTGTGGAGGTCCGATGGGACAACCAGCGGGACAGTTCTGGTGCGTGATATTCGGGACGGCATTGGCAATTCCAATCCTATCCGGCTCGCCAACGCCAACAATACTCTGTTTTTCGCGGCCGATGATGGCTCCCAGGGGGTGGAGCTATGGCGGACGGTCGTCGCCACCACACTGACCATCATCAGTGGCGACAATCAAAGCACGACGGTTGGCACCGCCTTTAGCAGTCCCTTGGTAGTCCAGGTGTTGGATCAATTCGACGAGCCGATGGAAGATGTGCCCGTGACCTTCACCGCTCCAATCAGCGGGGCCAGTGCGACCTTCAGTAACGACAGCAACACGATCACGGTGACGACGGGGAGCAATGGGCAGTCGTCGAGCGGTGCCCTCAGTGCCAACACCGTGGCAGGGAGCTATCAGGTCCAGGCGACCTCCGGTTCCCTCACCGCCGTGCACTTCGATTTGACGAACACGCCAGCGGCCGCCGCAGGTTTGCAAATTGTGAGCGGAAATCACCAGTCCACGACGGTAGGTACGCCTTTTAGCAATCCACTCGTGGTGCGGTTGGTGGATCAGTATGGCAATGGTGTGGGCGATGCCAGTGTGACATTTACAGCCCCCACGGGGGGTCCAGGGGCGTTGTTTGGCGGGATTAACGCGATCACGGTGACCACCGACAATGATGGGTACGCCCAAGTTCAGGCCCAAGCCAACGTGGTGGCGGGGAGCTACCAAGTGGTGGTGACAACCGGAAGCCACTTAGTTCAGTTTAACTTGCACAATGTGGCCGGATCATTGGCCCAGGTGGTTTTCCGACTTCAGCCGCCGCTGGAAGTCAACGCAGGCCAACCCTTTCGCGTCCAGGTGCAATTACGGGACCAGTATGGGAACGCAATACGGCTAGCGAATGTGGCGGTGCGGATCGTCTTGCAATCCGGCAGCGGGCTGAGCGGGACGCTGGTCAAGCAAACGAGCATCTACGGCCTAGCGACGTTTGGTGACCTGGTGCTGTCAGCACCGGGGCGCTACCGCCTGGTGGCCCGCCTCGGCAACGGCTTGCAGGTCATCTCACGGGCGATCCGGGTGGTGTAA
- a CDS encoding DUF1501 domain-containing protein, which yields MRPESIGDIRWSPSDGGSGASRRGDTVGQRAGLDRSPGGCAGPSRRQALLVGSLGVAGLSLPMWLRLQAAQTPERRRPKACIVLFLLGGPPQQETWDPKPESAAEYRGDLGVIRTATPGLIIGETMVRTARWTSHIAVLRACQTYDNAHSSSGYYMTTGRPHIPKQVENVKPGAPNDWPCLGAVVRQVFPKRSALPSAITLPEQAANDGNLTWPGQDAGFLGRAFDPWLVTGDPSAGRFEIEGLELPAEVPWERFDRRRRLLEALAEQERDPHRQQAFALLASPAARRALDLSQEPRKLRERYGLTRFGQSCLLARRFVEAGVPLVRVNWTRVPGAPNNGHWDTHTQNSRSVKTLMPILDAAYSALLEDLDARGLLQDTLVVWMAEFGRTPKINGSAGRDHWGQVFSVALAGGGIRGGIIYGASDKIAAYAKDNPVTPEDLHATIYHCLNIPLDTHIRDLQGRPLLACTGRPIRAILS from the coding sequence ATGAGACCTGAGAGTATCGGAGACATCCGTTGGTCACCCAGCGATGGGGGAAGCGGAGCGAGCCGACGCGGTGATACTGTGGGGCAGAGGGCGGGGTTGGACCGTTCACCGGGCGGTTGTGCTGGTCCGTCGCGGCGGCAGGCGTTGCTGGTGGGATCGCTGGGGGTGGCGGGTTTGAGCCTGCCGATGTGGTTGCGGCTGCAAGCGGCCCAGACGCCGGAGCGCCGCCGCCCCAAGGCGTGCATCGTCCTGTTTCTCCTGGGAGGTCCGCCGCAGCAGGAGACGTGGGACCCCAAGCCGGAATCGGCGGCGGAGTATCGGGGCGACCTGGGGGTGATTCGCACGGCCACCCCGGGACTGATCATCGGAGAAACAATGGTGCGCACGGCGCGGTGGACTTCACACATTGCCGTGTTGCGTGCCTGTCAGACCTATGACAATGCCCATTCCTCGTCCGGGTATTACATGACGACGGGCCGGCCGCATATTCCTAAGCAGGTGGAAAATGTCAAACCGGGCGCGCCGAACGATTGGCCGTGCCTGGGAGCGGTCGTGCGGCAGGTGTTTCCGAAGCGGAGTGCGTTGCCTTCGGCGATCACTTTGCCGGAGCAAGCCGCCAACGACGGCAACCTGACCTGGCCGGGGCAAGACGCCGGCTTTTTGGGCCGTGCCTTTGACCCCTGGCTTGTGACGGGCGATCCCAGCGCCGGACGCTTCGAGATCGAGGGGCTGGAGCTGCCCGCGGAGGTGCCCTGGGAGCGCTTCGACCGCCGCCGCCGACTCCTGGAAGCGCTGGCCGAGCAGGAACGCGACCCACACCGCCAGCAGGCCTTTGCCCTCCTGGCTTCCCCCGCTGCCCGCCGCGCCCTCGATCTGTCCCAGGAACCCCGCAAACTCCGCGAACGCTATGGACTGACACGCTTCGGTCAGTCCTGCCTCCTGGCCCGGCGCTTCGTCGAAGCGGGCGTTCCCCTGGTGCGCGTCAACTGGACCCGCGTCCCCGGCGCGCCTAACAACGGCCACTGGGACACCCATACCCAGAACAGCCGCAGCGTCAAAACCCTCATGCCTATCCTGGATGCCGCTTATTCCGCCCTGCTCGAAGACCTCGACGCCCGCGGCCTGCTGCAAGATACCCTCGTGGTCTGGATGGCGGAGTTTGGCCGCACGCCCAAAATCAACGGCAGCGCCGGCCGGGACCACTGGGGGCAAGTCTTCTCCGTCGCTCTGGCCGGGGGCGGCATCCGCGGCGGCATCATCTACGGAGCCAGCGACAAAATCGCCGCCTATGCCAAGGACAACCCGGTGACACCCGAAGACCTCCACGCCACCATCTACCACTGCCTGAACATCCCCCTGGATACCCACATCCGGGACCTTCAGGGCCGACCCTTGCTCGCCTGCACCGGCCGACCCATCCGCGCCATCCTGAGTTGA
- the prpB gene encoding methylisocitrate lyase, translating into MSGSPTPGQRLRRAWEANVLAIPGVFCPLVAKMAERLGFPAVYLSGGGLSASLGLPDIGLITLTEVVHQAQAICQATALPLICDADTGFGSSVNVERTVRQLEAAGVAGLHLEDQELPKRCGHLSGKTLISAEEMAAKIQAAVAARRDPNLVIIARTDARGVQGLEEAIRRARLYKQAGADVIFPEALESAEEFAVFAREVGGPLLANMTEFGRSPLLERSRLAQWGYRLVLYPLTALRLALRAAEAALRHLLTADHQRELLPQMYTRAELYDLLDYKGYEERDRRYFGLGPGRE; encoded by the coding sequence ATGAGCGGTTCCCCCACGCCGGGGCAACGGTTGCGTCGGGCTTGGGAGGCTAACGTTTTGGCGATTCCGGGGGTCTTTTGCCCCCTGGTGGCAAAGATGGCCGAACGGCTGGGATTTCCGGCGGTGTATCTGTCGGGGGGCGGACTGTCGGCCAGTCTGGGTTTACCGGATATTGGCTTGATCACCTTGACCGAAGTGGTGCACCAGGCGCAGGCGATCTGCCAGGCGACGGCGTTACCTCTGATTTGCGACGCGGATACGGGCTTTGGCAGCAGCGTGAACGTGGAGCGAACGGTGCGCCAGTTGGAAGCGGCGGGAGTGGCGGGGCTGCATTTGGAAGACCAGGAATTGCCCAAGCGCTGCGGACATTTATCGGGCAAGACGCTCATTTCCGCGGAGGAGATGGCGGCCAAGATTCAGGCGGCGGTGGCAGCGCGGCGGGACCCCAACCTGGTGATCATCGCCCGGACGGATGCCCGCGGAGTGCAGGGACTGGAGGAAGCCATCCGTCGGGCCAGACTCTACAAGCAAGCGGGAGCGGACGTGATCTTCCCGGAGGCTCTCGAAAGTGCGGAGGAATTCGCTGTCTTCGCGCGGGAAGTCGGAGGTCCGCTCTTGGCGAACATGACGGAGTTCGGCCGTAGCCCGTTGCTGGAGCGGAGCCGTTTGGCCCAATGGGGTTACCGTCTGGTCCTCTATCCGCTCACAGCGCTGCGGCTGGCCTTACGGGCGGCGGAAGCGGCCTTGCGCCATTTGCTCACCGCGGACCATCAACGGGAGTTGCTCCCCCAGATGTACACCCGCGCTGAGCTTTACGATCTGCTGGACTATAAGGGTTACGAGGAACGCGACCGGCGGTATTTTGGTTTAGGGCCAGGCCGGGAATGA
- a CDS encoding ELWxxDGT repeat protein: MKFMIRSWVRRLFSTGSARTIRRSPALQVEALEDRTTPSVVGVKMIQDIAPGAGASNPAHFTEVNGVVYFAATDASGDRELWRTDGTTAGTYRVADINPSGSSNPRYLTNVNGTLYFSANDGTNGRELWKFDGTTASLVKDIHGNGSSDPRWLVDVNGTLFFTAEDGTSGRELWKSDGTNTVLVEDIRAGGSSDPRYLVNLNGTLFFSADNGGLGRELWRSDGTEDGTKVVKDINSTIQSSAPDWLTVVGGTLFFTAEDGSHGRELWKSDGTEGGTVLVGDILIGPSASSPQGLTNVNGTLFFSASDGTNGRELWKFDGTTASLVKDIHGNGGSYPAWLTQVNGMLFFVADDGTHGRELWRSNGASDGTVLVKDINSTGNAGLMYLSNVNGTLFFVAEDDTHGIELWMSDGTTSGTALVSDIREDIGNSNPVRLTPAGGTLFFAADDGSQGVELWRTAVATSLTITSGNNQSTTVGTAFSSPLQVQVLDQFAEPMEGVPVAFTAPSSGASATLSSSTETTDVNGHAQVTATANTVAGSYQVQATAGSLTGVQFNLTNSPAASAGLQIVSGNHQSTTVGTPFSNPLVVRLVDQYGNGVDNASVTFTAPTGGPGALFGGINAITVTTDNNGYAQVLAQANVVAGNYQVTVTTGSHTIHFDLHNTAGSMAQVVFRLQPPLEVNAGQPFRVQVQLRDQFGNAVRLPNVAIRLSLRAGSGLSGTLVERTSIYGLATFGDLVLSTPGRYRLVARLGNGLQVISRAITVI; this comes from the coding sequence ATGAAGTTCATGATTCGCTCGTGGGTACGCCGTTTGTTCTCGACGGGTTCCGCTCGCACCATTCGCCGCTCTCCAGCCTTGCAGGTGGAGGCTCTGGAGGATCGCACCACGCCGTCGGTGGTCGGGGTGAAGATGATCCAGGACATTGCTCCAGGTGCGGGAGCATCCAATCCGGCCCATTTCACCGAGGTCAACGGCGTCGTGTACTTCGCAGCCACGGATGCCAGTGGCGACCGGGAGCTGTGGCGCACGGACGGCACCACGGCGGGCACTTACCGCGTGGCCGACATCAACCCCAGCGGTAGCTCCAATCCCCGATACTTGACCAACGTCAACGGGACGCTCTACTTCAGCGCCAACGATGGAACAAATGGCCGTGAGTTGTGGAAGTTTGACGGCACCACCGCCAGCCTGGTCAAAGACATTCATGGCAACGGCAGCTCTGATCCTCGCTGGTTAGTTGATGTGAACGGCACCTTGTTTTTCACCGCGGAGGATGGGACGAGTGGCCGGGAACTCTGGAAGAGCGACGGGACCAACACCGTTCTGGTGGAAGACATCCGTGCAGGCGGCAGTTCCGATCCCCGCTACCTGGTCAATCTGAATGGGACATTGTTTTTCTCGGCAGACAATGGAGGCCTTGGCCGGGAGTTGTGGAGAAGCGATGGCACAGAAGATGGAACCAAGGTGGTCAAGGACATCAACAGCACAATTCAGAGTTCCGCGCCGGATTGGTTGACGGTGGTAGGTGGAACTTTGTTCTTCACGGCGGAGGACGGCAGTCATGGCCGGGAATTGTGGAAGAGCGACGGCACGGAAGGGGGTACCGTCCTCGTTGGGGACATTCTCATAGGTCCGAGTGCTTCCAGTCCCCAGGGCTTGACCAACGTGAATGGGACGTTGTTCTTCAGTGCCAGTGACGGGACCAACGGCCGGGAGTTATGGAAGTTTGACGGCACCACCGCCAGCCTGGTCAAAGACATTCATGGTAACGGTGGTTCTTATCCAGCCTGGTTGACCCAGGTGAACGGCATGTTGTTTTTCGTGGCGGATGACGGCACGCATGGCCGGGAATTGTGGAGAAGCAACGGTGCATCTGACGGGACTGTTCTAGTGAAAGACATCAACTCCACCGGCAATGCTGGTCTCATGTACTTGAGCAATGTCAATGGTACCTTGTTCTTTGTGGCGGAAGATGACACCCACGGCATCGAATTGTGGATGTCCGATGGGACAACCAGCGGGACGGCCCTGGTGAGTGATATTCGTGAGGACATCGGGAATTCCAATCCTGTCCGGCTCACCCCTGCCGGCGGTACCCTGTTTTTTGCGGCAGATGATGGCTCCCAGGGTGTGGAGCTGTGGCGAACGGCGGTAGCGACCTCGCTCACCATCACCAGCGGCAATAATCAAAGCACGACAGTCGGCACCGCCTTTAGCAGTCCCCTGCAAGTCCAGGTGTTGGATCAGTTCGCTGAGCCGATGGAAGGCGTACCGGTGGCCTTCACCGCTCCCAGCAGTGGGGCGAGCGCGACCTTGAGCAGCAGCACAGAAACCACGGATGTCAATGGTCACGCTCAAGTGACGGCAACGGCCAATACCGTGGCGGGAAGCTACCAGGTCCAGGCGACCGCCGGTTCCCTGACCGGCGTGCAATTCAATTTGACGAACTCTCCGGCGGCATCGGCGGGTTTGCAGATTGTGAGCGGAAATCACCAGTCCACGACGGTGGGCACGCCTTTCAGCAATCCGTTGGTGGTGCGGTTGGTCGATCAGTATGGCAATGGGGTGGACAATGCAAGTGTGACATTTACAGCACCCACGGGGGGGCCAGGGGCGCTGTTTGGCGGGATCAACGCGATCACTGTGACCACCGACAATAATGGGTACGCCCAAGTTCTGGCTCAGGCTAACGTCGTGGCGGGCAACTACCAGGTGACGGTGACAACTGGAAGTCACACGATTCATTTTGACTTGCACAATACGGCAGGGTCAATGGCCCAGGTGGTTTTCCGGCTTCAGCCGCCGCTGGAAGTCAATGCAGGCCAACCCTTCCGCGTGCAGGTGCAGTTGCGAGACCAGTTTGGGAATGCGGTGCGGCTGCCGAATGTGGCGATCCGCCTGAGCTTGCGGGCGGGCAGCGGGCTGAGCGGGACGCTGGTCGAGCGGACGAGCATCTACGGCCTGGCGACGTTTGGTGACCTGGTGCTGTCAACACCGGGGCGCTACCGCCTGGTGGCCCGCCTCGGCAACGGCCTGCAGGTCATCTCACGGGCGATTACGGTAATCTAA